Proteins encoded together in one Triticum dicoccoides isolate Atlit2015 ecotype Zavitan chromosome 7B, WEW_v2.0, whole genome shotgun sequence window:
- the LOC119337923 gene encoding 60S ribosomal protein L39 translates to MPSHKTFRIKQKLAKKQRQNRPIPYWIRMRTDNTIRYNAKRRHWRRTKLGF, encoded by the exons ATG CCGTCGCACAAGACCTTCCGGATCAAGCAGAAGCTGGCCAAGAAGCAGCGCCAGAACCGCCCCATCCCCTACTGGATCCGCATGAGGACCGACAACACCATCAG GTACAACGCCAAGCGCAGGCACTGGCGCCGCACCAAGCTCGGATTCTAA